The proteins below are encoded in one region of Actinomycetes bacterium:
- a CDS encoding fumarylacetoacetate hydrolase family protein yields MRIARFTTGDGASFGVVEGDGSDPASDGGGLTVRRIEGHPFAPFQVVGDPQPLADVRLLAPVLPSKVVAVGRNYAEHAQEMGHQVDLSEPAIIFLKPSTSVVGPGEAIQYPVGVSEEVDYEGELAVVISRLCREVPPERVRDVVLGFSCANDVSARDLQRTEKQWGRAKGFDTFCPIGPWVATDLDPSDLAVTTTVNGELKQAGRTSQMLRGIDELVSIVSQAMTLLPGDVILTGTPAGVGRLAVGDSVSVTVEQVGTLTNPVVARG; encoded by the coding sequence GTGCGGATCGCGAGGTTCACGACAGGTGACGGTGCATCGTTCGGCGTCGTCGAGGGAGACGGGTCGGACCCGGCTTCCGACGGCGGCGGCCTGACGGTGCGGCGGATCGAGGGGCACCCCTTCGCGCCGTTCCAGGTCGTGGGCGACCCGCAGCCGCTGGCCGACGTCCGGCTGCTCGCGCCGGTGCTGCCCAGCAAGGTGGTGGCGGTCGGGCGCAACTACGCCGAGCACGCGCAGGAGATGGGCCACCAGGTCGACCTGTCCGAGCCGGCGATCATCTTCCTCAAGCCCTCGACGTCGGTCGTCGGGCCGGGGGAGGCGATCCAGTACCCGGTCGGCGTCTCGGAGGAGGTCGACTACGAGGGCGAGCTGGCCGTCGTCATCTCGCGGCTGTGCCGCGAGGTGCCACCGGAGCGGGTCCGCGACGTGGTGCTCGGCTTCTCCTGCGCCAACGACGTCAGCGCCCGCGACCTGCAGCGCACCGAGAAGCAGTGGGGCCGGGCCAAGGGCTTCGACACCTTCTGCCCGATCGGCCCGTGGGTCGCGACCGACCTCGACCCGTCCGACCTCGCGGTGACCACGACGGTCAACGGGGAGCTCAAGCAGGCCGGCCGGACCTCGCAGATGCTGCGCGGCATCGACGAGCTCGTCTCGATCGTCAGCCAGGCGATGACGCTGCTCCCCGGCGACGTCATCCTCACCGGCACGCCGGCCGGAGTCGGGCGGCTCGCCGTCGGCGACTCGGTCAGCGTGACGGTGGAGCAGGTCGGCACCCTCACCAACCCGGTCGTAGCCCGTGGCTGA